One stretch of Euphorbia lathyris chromosome 7, ddEupLath1.1, whole genome shotgun sequence DNA includes these proteins:
- the LOC136234841 gene encoding PHD finger-containing protein 1-like isoform X1 produces MDGCTQFIFSIQAIKKQVNICLTCGDEGFSNALIFCNKCKVYSVHLYCMPEVPTDFDDVVWLCEDCEPEARKLSFLDKCSPGSVEVKKKNSGRKLKKISDRKDSSGSLNRPKVTDLEKSSSIQLDTENIKKDQEYERHIRMDNKCSTDEDVGSLEGKNAQLDLGKCHQNHNRCNNLDEVSLNAEARLLKTQNHQMVITQSPDVVEQNYAPAQPIEQPIWTGLLSIPDEHIDGMLGLVAHLSNLACSRVSNEAKSLPYFLTPELLPRSTLWPKSFAKWGPRDDSIALYFFPDSESSERLFDSLVNNMMCRDLGMRAVVENAELLIFTSSSMPMDFWRFQTKFYLWGVFRGKRSGRSAVPGEAVDGQSPISPLSNCSSGFGSPFLSLNRLNL; encoded by the exons ATGGATGGATGCACTCAATTTATATTTTCCATCCAAGCAATAAAAAAGCAG GTCAATATTTGCCTAACTTGTGGTGATGAAGGCTTCTccaatgctttaatcttttgtAATAAATGCAAGGTTTATTCTGTGCATCT ATATTGCATGCCAGAAGTACCAACAGACTTTGATGATGTAGTCTGGTTATGCGAGGATTGTGAACCTGAGGCCAGAAAATTGTCCTTCCTTGACAAGTGTAGCCCTGGGAGTGTcgaagtgaagaagaagaattctgGCAGGAAATTGAAAAAGATATCCGACAGAAAAGACAGTAGTGGGTCATTGAATAGACCAAAGGTTACGGACCTTGAAAAAAGCTCCTCAATTCAACTTGATACGGAGAATATTAAGAAAGATCAGGAGTATGAAAGACATATCAGAATGGATAACAAATGCAGCACTGATGAAGATGTTGGATCTCTTGAGGGTAAAAACGCTCAGCTGGATCTTGGAAAGTGTCATCAGAATCATAACAGATGTAACAATTTGGATGAAGTAAGCTTGAATGCAGAGGCAAGACTCTTGAAAACCCAAAACCATCAGATGGTTATAACTCAGAGCCCAGATGTTGTAGAACAGAATTATGCTCCTGCACAGCCGATAGAGCAACCAATTTGGAC ggGTCTCTTGAGCATTCCAGACGAACACATTGATGGAATGCTTGGACTCGTTGCTCATCTATCGAACCTAGCATGCTCTAGAGTTAGCAACGAAGCAAAATCGTTACCATATTTTCTGACGCCTGAATTACTTCCTAGGTCTACCTTGTGGCCAAAAAGTTTTGCAAAGTGGGGGCCGAGGGATGACAGTATTGCTCTTTACTTTTTTCCAGATAGTGAAAG TAGCGAAAGGTTATTCGACAGCCTAGTAAATAACATGATGTGCCGAGACCTTGGCATGAGAGCTGTGGTTGAGAATGCAGAACTCCTGATTTTCACATCTAGTTCGATGCCAATGGATTTTTGGA GATTTCAAACAAAATTTTATTTGTGGGGAGTATTCAGGGGAAAGAGGTCTGGACGCTCAGCTGTTCCTGGAGAAGCTGTGGATGGACAGAGTCCCATCAGTCCTTTAAGCAATTGTAGCAGTGGTTTTGGTTCACCCTTTTTATCACTTAATCGACTAAATCTATGA
- the LOC136234841 gene encoding PHD finger-containing protein 1-like isoform X2, with amino-acid sequence MVNICLTCGDEGFSNALIFCNKCKVYSVHLYCMPEVPTDFDDVVWLCEDCEPEARKLSFLDKCSPGSVEVKKKNSGRKLKKISDRKDSSGSLNRPKVTDLEKSSSIQLDTENIKKDQEYERHIRMDNKCSTDEDVGSLEGKNAQLDLGKCHQNHNRCNNLDEVSLNAEARLLKTQNHQMVITQSPDVVEQNYAPAQPIEQPIWTGLLSIPDEHIDGMLGLVAHLSNLACSRVSNEAKSLPYFLTPELLPRSTLWPKSFAKWGPRDDSIALYFFPDSESSERLFDSLVNNMMCRDLGMRAVVENAELLIFTSSSMPMDFWRFQTKFYLWGVFRGKRSGRSAVPGEAVDGQSPISPLSNCSSGFGSPFLSLNRLNL; translated from the exons ATG GTCAATATTTGCCTAACTTGTGGTGATGAAGGCTTCTccaatgctttaatcttttgtAATAAATGCAAGGTTTATTCTGTGCATCT ATATTGCATGCCAGAAGTACCAACAGACTTTGATGATGTAGTCTGGTTATGCGAGGATTGTGAACCTGAGGCCAGAAAATTGTCCTTCCTTGACAAGTGTAGCCCTGGGAGTGTcgaagtgaagaagaagaattctgGCAGGAAATTGAAAAAGATATCCGACAGAAAAGACAGTAGTGGGTCATTGAATAGACCAAAGGTTACGGACCTTGAAAAAAGCTCCTCAATTCAACTTGATACGGAGAATATTAAGAAAGATCAGGAGTATGAAAGACATATCAGAATGGATAACAAATGCAGCACTGATGAAGATGTTGGATCTCTTGAGGGTAAAAACGCTCAGCTGGATCTTGGAAAGTGTCATCAGAATCATAACAGATGTAACAATTTGGATGAAGTAAGCTTGAATGCAGAGGCAAGACTCTTGAAAACCCAAAACCATCAGATGGTTATAACTCAGAGCCCAGATGTTGTAGAACAGAATTATGCTCCTGCACAGCCGATAGAGCAACCAATTTGGAC ggGTCTCTTGAGCATTCCAGACGAACACATTGATGGAATGCTTGGACTCGTTGCTCATCTATCGAACCTAGCATGCTCTAGAGTTAGCAACGAAGCAAAATCGTTACCATATTTTCTGACGCCTGAATTACTTCCTAGGTCTACCTTGTGGCCAAAAAGTTTTGCAAAGTGGGGGCCGAGGGATGACAGTATTGCTCTTTACTTTTTTCCAGATAGTGAAAG TAGCGAAAGGTTATTCGACAGCCTAGTAAATAACATGATGTGCCGAGACCTTGGCATGAGAGCTGTGGTTGAGAATGCAGAACTCCTGATTTTCACATCTAGTTCGATGCCAATGGATTTTTGGA GATTTCAAACAAAATTTTATTTGTGGGGAGTATTCAGGGGAAAGAGGTCTGGACGCTCAGCTGTTCCTGGAGAAGCTGTGGATGGACAGAGTCCCATCAGTCCTTTAAGCAATTGTAGCAGTGGTTTTGGTTCACCCTTTTTATCACTTAATCGACTAAATCTATGA